In Harmonia axyridis chromosome 6, icHarAxyr1.1, whole genome shotgun sequence, a single window of DNA contains:
- the LOC123683434 gene encoding probable sugar efflux transporter — MKQTIFEKFPLAYPYYVLALVSVGYVLGELGHYLIGATSKAVATDLHYGDVACQLNSTEFHLNALPVQCSSANSSEVCLSLELNGTKYCEWSYNGLGLDYQILAGPAFIAVFTIMGVIIGFAADKFKRARMLTVCTIVFSIAMILSGTVTEYWQLVVLRMILAAGESGCNPLATGLLTDIFPEEKRALVMSIFNWGIYGGYGLAFPVGRYIPQLNLWDAGWRVTYYGAGIIALIIGFITWLTLKEPARQSIGEDANNDTDKKVTIWTVMKDPRIIMLCVAASIRHCGGMCFAYNCDLYYRQYFPDYDLGWWLFAVTVGIGSIGVVAGGIISDKFVAKMGIRSRVMVLAVSQIIATPFSFGSVYFTPTWAMVTLGISYIFAEMWFGILFAILVEIVPLKVRSTTVGLFLFFMNNIGGNLPILVEPVSKAIGYRESLYIFYAGFYGISSILFLLTLCLMEGPQPTQPPVSMPNKHLSGVDNVVFTTADERGLPTITSMVSNSRRPTLRDSRM, encoded by the exons atgaaGCAAACCATTTTCGAAAAGTTCCCTCTGGCATATCCGTACTACGTGCTAGCTCTGGTTTCTGTTGGTTACGTGCTTGGAGAGTTAGGCCACTACCTCATTGGAGCTACCTCCAAGGCTGTAGCCACAGACCTGCACTACGGTGACGTGGCATGCCAGCTCAATTCCACAGAATTCCATCTTAATGCTCTTCCAGTCCAGTGTTCCTCAGCCAACAGTTCCGAGGTGTGTCTGTCCTTAGAATTGAACGGCACCAAGTACTGCGAGTGGTCTTACAATGGACTAGGCTTGGACTACCAAATCCTTGCAGGACCTGCTTTCATAGCGGTCTTCACCATCATGGGTGTCATCATTGGGTTTGCTGCTGATAAATTCAAGAGGGCTAGGATGTTGACAGTCTGTACCATTGTATTCTCGATAGCGATGATCTTGAGTGGTACTGTCACTGAGTATTGGCAACTGGTAGTATTGAGGATGATTTTGGCGGCAGG GGAATCAGGTTGTAATCCTTTGGCAACAGGTCTTTTAACTGACATATTTCCCGAAGAAAAACGAGCTTTGGTCATGTCAATTTTCAACTGGGGCATATATGGAGGATACGGTCTTGCTTTTCCTGTTGGTAGATACATTCCACAGCTCAACCTCTGGGATGCAGGTTGGAGAGTCACCTACTACGGAGCTGGAATCATAGCCCTCATCATCGGTTTCATAACATGGTTAACATTGAAAGAACCTGCCAGGCAGTCTATTGGCGAAGATGCCAACAATGATACAGATAAAAAG GTTACCATTTGGACTGTTATGAAGGACCCAAGAATAATAATGCTCTGTGTGGCAGCTTCTATAAGACATTGTGGAGGAATGTGCTTCGCTTACAACTGCGATTTATACTACCGTCAATATTTCCCAGACTACGATCTTGGGTGGTGGTTATTTGCAGTAACTGTAGGAATAGGAAGTATCG GTGTGGTGGCTGGAGGTATCATCTCAGACAAATTTGTGGCCAAAATGGGTATCCGTTCCAGGGTGATGGTCTTAGCTGTATCACAAATAATAGCCACTCCCTTCTCCTTCGGCAGTGTATACTTCACCCCAACTTGGGCAATGGTAACCCTCGGCATTTCGTACATCTTCGCTGAGATGTGGTTTGGAATCCTTTTTGCTATCCTAGTCGAAATAGTACCTCTTAAAGTGAGATCTACTACTGTTGGTCTGTTCTTGTTCTTCATGAATAACATTGGAGGTAACCTGCCGATATTGGTGGAGCCTGTCTCCAAAGCCATTGGTTATAGAGAGTCCTTGTATATCTTCTACGCTGGATTCTATGGAATTA gtTCCATCCTTTTCCTCTTGACCTTGTGTTTGATGGAAGGACCACAACCAACACAACCACCAGTGTCCATGCCCAACAAGCACCTCAGTGGCGTAGACAATGTTGTTTTCACCACTGCAGATGAAAGGGGTTTACCAACAATAACTTCAATGGTCTCGAATTCAAGAAGGCCTACACTTAGGGACAGTAGGATGTAA
- the LOC123683433 gene encoding uncharacterized protein LOC123683433 isoform X3 — protein sequence MIIKDMDDSVKKIVMKNQTVKYLVQPELRIDILKNLRMKVVITPFDETLEREHKLLLKVCREEIIPQLKKIYSTINFKFESIFNAVDITRYSPHKNMARIVYLVYNRRQKSDISQKDMEGLFEKIRKKNPKINFSYIYNNFEPDKDYMILNFEQSMSIKGHQNHTITTARSPVVHKNVSTVKTGLTTQKFKSEKTTTVSKSSEKIKKTTITNYPSIPKLPSTGYHKTSQESTENKKKNTENMKENFLTELETSSRKTSISATTDDMISTGGHALTKSVSTTLTDEMDKTTTGISNFTMNKENIIDTMNKILSSNGYGPYKTQFAKATTTETSETMFSKNSSNAQLTMSLPTAFVSSIDSKNVEVSRSSLHKSLTSLMGRASTEEMPISKQMVEDMLNTSSTPSNELPKTWFQMIKDLFNLKQHSLLQR from the coding sequence GTTTGATGAAACGTTAGAAAGAGAACATAAACTCTTGTTGAAAGTTTGTAGAGAAGAAATTATACCTCAACTGAAGAAAATATACAGcacaataaatttcaaatttgaatctatCTTCAATGCGGTTGATATCACAAGATATTCACCCCATAAGAATATGGCTAGAATAGTTTACTTGGTTTATAATAGAAGACAAAAATCTGATATATCACAAAAGGACATGGAGggattatttgagaaaataagaaaaaagaatCCTAAAATTAACTTCAGTTACATTTACAACAATTTCGAACCTGATAAAGATTACATGATATTAAACTTTGAACAATCTATGTCTATAAAAGGTCACCAAAACCATACCATCACAACAGCGCGTTCTCCAGTTGTACATAAAAATGTAAGTACTGTTAAGACAGGACTCACaactcaaaaattcaaatctgaAAAAACAACAACTGTTTCGAAATcttctgaaaaaatcaaaaagacaACAATAACAAATTACCCCTCAATTCCAAAGTTGCCTTCGACCGGTTATCACAAAACTTCACAAGAATccactgaaaataaaaagaagaacactgaaaatatgaaagaaaatttCCTTACAGAACTGGAAACATCTTCCAGAAAAACGTCGATATCAGCAACAACAGATGATATGATTTCAACTGGAGGTCATGCATTAACAAAATCTGTTTCAACAACACTTACTGATGAAATGGATAAGACAACAACAGGAATTTCTAACTTCACTATGAACaaagaaaatattattgatactatgaataaaattttatcCTCAAATGGCTATGGCCCCTATAAAACTCAATTTGCAAAGGCAACTACCACGGAAACCTCAGAAACtatgttttcaaaaaattcatcgaaTGCACAGCTGACTATGTCATTACCAACGGCATTTGTATCATCAATTGATTCTAAAAATGTAGAGGTATCTCGTTCATCTCTCCATAAAAGTCTTACATCTTTAATGGGGAGAGCATCTACAGAAGAAATGCCTATTTCAAAACAAATGGTGGAAGATATGCTAAATACTTCTTCAACACCTTCAAATGAACTTCCAAAAACTTGGTTTCAAATGATCAAagatttattcaatttaaaacAACATTCCTTGCTTCAACGATAG